One genomic window of Cupriavidus malaysiensis includes the following:
- a CDS encoding Bug family tripartite tricarboxylate transporter substrate binding protein codes for MQKTNRRQFVRRLGAAALGAMLPLGAAPVLAQSYPAKPIRLVVPFPPGGPTDTAARIIGQKLSETMGQPVVVDNRPGASGTIGAEAVAKSAPDGYTLLMLATPTLLAPHLIPRKGYDLFKDFTPVGAAYDLPIVMVVNPQALPDVHSLQDYMARAKAKPGAMNYTSAGNGSFGHLSTELLKSLGHFDVQHVPYKGSAPAISDLLAGQVPMMFSDMIAALPHIKAGKLRPIAVGSARRVSFTPDVKTVAEQGFPGFDATAWGGLLAPAGTSKEIVGRLSAELKATLADPTVQDKMLKAGTVASYQVPEQMSARMRADDRKWGKVIQDNGIRGD; via the coding sequence ATGCAGAAGACCAACCGACGTCAATTCGTGCGCCGTCTCGGCGCTGCCGCCCTGGGGGCGATGCTGCCGCTGGGCGCCGCCCCGGTGCTGGCCCAGTCCTATCCCGCCAAGCCCATCCGCCTGGTGGTGCCGTTCCCGCCGGGCGGGCCGACCGATACCGCCGCGCGCATCATCGGGCAGAAGCTCAGCGAAACGATGGGGCAGCCGGTGGTGGTGGACAACCGTCCTGGTGCCTCCGGCACCATCGGCGCCGAGGCCGTGGCCAAGAGCGCACCGGACGGCTACACGCTGCTGATGCTGGCCACGCCCACCCTGCTGGCGCCGCACCTGATTCCGCGCAAGGGCTATGACCTGTTCAAGGATTTCACGCCGGTCGGGGCTGCCTATGACCTGCCCATCGTCATGGTGGTGAATCCCCAGGCGCTGCCCGACGTGCACAGCCTGCAGGACTACATGGCGCGCGCGAAGGCCAAGCCCGGCGCGATGAACTACACCAGCGCCGGCAATGGCAGCTTTGGCCACCTGTCGACCGAACTGCTGAAGAGCCTGGGCCACTTCGACGTGCAGCACGTGCCATACAAGGGCAGCGCGCCGGCCATCTCGGACCTGCTGGCCGGGCAGGTGCCGATGATGTTCTCCGACATGATTGCCGCGCTGCCGCATATCAAGGCCGGTAAGCTGCGCCCGATCGCAGTGGGTTCGGCCCGCCGCGTGAGTTTCACGCCTGACGTGAAGACGGTGGCAGAGCAGGGCTTTCCCGGCTTCGATGCGACGGCCTGGGGCGGCCTGCTGGCACCGGCCGGCACCTCCAAGGAGATCGTCGGCCGCCTGTCGGCCGAGTTGAAGGCGACCCTGGCCGACCCGACGGTGCAGGACAAGATGCTGAAGGCCGGCACGGTCGCGTCCTACCAGGTGCCGGAGCAGATGTCGGCGCGCATGCGCGCCGACGACCGCAAATGGGGCAAGGTGATCCAGGACAACGGGATCCGCGGCGACTGA